A single region of the Hyalangium ruber genome encodes:
- a CDS encoding sensor histidine kinase codes for MALFPPAPAAPTPAFPQPPEPPSTLPTPHAKLLGRLDFLLSENLRRASPWELVRYRILVGAACFLLLLNVLYAAWALLLNLPPYQPLTAALLYGGTLLLARKSSTPALPAALLLGCIGLVVVGATFSGDVPSASTHAVSMLLPALAVYLGGARVGLLFTLIYLLVIALLYPLYVTLAGLSIPSPPLWLAHFFAAFSFMGAWGLGALHNAAKDAAQRSLEQTLKELREGERKLLSLIESTEDLVASVDLEGRVLTINSALKHLYRKRFGVELEPGMAFFGPMGPEQFERWAPHLAQALQGKRARFEELLPGASQSLVDISVNPIFSEAGQVVGLTLMGRDLTARRQAEVRLEEMHRTLVDVSRQAGMAEVATSVLHNVGNTLNSVNISTSLVTDGLRQSRVSGVSKAARLLREYTSVPTSALGQDPQAQKLATYLTALADELQNEREAMLQEMLALTGSVDHIKSIISMQQKHARTAGAVEQVAVPQLIHEALRLHAVSFEQRGIRIEQDYAQVPPLVVDRHKLLQILINLLSNARHALEASPQPDKCLTLRLRGKAEGGWLLIEVADNGVGIAPEHLPRLFSQGFTTKRMGHGFGLHISALATAELNGRLTCSSAGLGQGATFTLELPLMAEDSSKMPSAWLPSFPSSST; via the coding sequence ATGGCACTCTTCCCCCCTGCTCCAGCAGCTCCGACTCCTGCCTTTCCCCAGCCGCCCGAGCCGCCGTCCACGCTCCCCACGCCACACGCGAAGCTCCTGGGGCGCCTGGACTTCCTGCTCTCGGAGAACCTGCGAAGGGCCTCCCCGTGGGAGCTCGTCCGTTATCGCATCCTGGTGGGCGCCGCCTGCTTCCTGCTCCTGCTCAATGTGCTCTATGCGGCGTGGGCACTGCTGCTGAACCTCCCTCCCTACCAGCCCCTCACCGCGGCCCTGCTCTATGGGGGAACGCTGCTGTTGGCGCGCAAGTCCTCCACCCCTGCCCTCCCCGCCGCGCTCTTGCTGGGGTGCATCGGACTGGTGGTCGTGGGGGCCACCTTCTCGGGGGATGTTCCCTCGGCCAGCACCCATGCGGTGTCCATGCTGCTCCCCGCGCTCGCCGTGTACCTGGGCGGTGCGCGGGTGGGGCTGCTCTTCACGCTGATCTATCTCCTGGTCATCGCGCTGCTCTACCCGCTCTACGTCACGCTGGCCGGCCTCTCCATCCCGTCCCCACCCCTCTGGCTGGCGCACTTCTTCGCGGCGTTCTCCTTCATGGGGGCCTGGGGACTGGGCGCACTGCACAACGCCGCGAAGGATGCGGCCCAGCGCTCGCTGGAGCAGACGCTGAAGGAGCTGCGGGAGGGAGAACGCAAGCTGCTGAGCCTCATCGAGAGCACCGAGGATCTGGTGGCCTCGGTCGACCTCGAGGGGCGCGTGCTGACCATCAACTCCGCGCTCAAGCACCTCTACCGCAAGCGCTTTGGCGTGGAGCTCGAGCCGGGCATGGCGTTCTTCGGCCCGATGGGTCCCGAGCAGTTCGAGCGCTGGGCGCCACACCTGGCTCAGGCACTGCAGGGAAAACGCGCGCGCTTCGAGGAGCTGCTCCCGGGCGCCTCCCAGTCCCTGGTGGACATCAGCGTCAACCCCATCTTCAGCGAGGCGGGGCAGGTGGTGGGACTGACGCTCATGGGCCGCGATCTCACCGCTCGCCGGCAGGCCGAGGTCCGGCTGGAGGAGATGCACCGCACCCTGGTGGATGTCTCCCGCCAGGCGGGCATGGCCGAGGTCGCCACCAGCGTGCTCCACAACGTGGGCAACACCCTCAACAGCGTCAACATCTCCACGTCCCTCGTCACGGATGGGCTCCGGCAGTCCCGCGTCTCGGGTGTGAGCAAGGCCGCGCGCCTCCTGCGCGAGTACACCTCGGTGCCCACTTCCGCCCTGGGGCAGGATCCACAAGCCCAGAAGCTGGCCACCTATCTCACCGCGCTGGCCGATGAGCTCCAGAACGAGCGCGAGGCGATGCTCCAGGAGATGCTCGCCCTCACCGGGAGCGTGGACCACATCAAGTCCATCATCAGCATGCAGCAGAAGCACGCGCGCACCGCGGGCGCCGTGGAGCAGGTGGCGGTGCCTCAGCTCATCCACGAGGCGCTGCGTCTGCATGCCGTCTCCTTCGAGCAGCGGGGCATCCGCATCGAGCAGGACTATGCCCAGGTTCCTCCGCTGGTCGTGGACCGGCACAAGCTCTTGCAGATCCTCATCAACCTGCTGAGCAACGCGCGCCACGCGCTGGAGGCGAGCCCCCAGCCGGACAAGTGCCTCACCCTCCGTCTGCGGGGAAAAGCCGAAGGAGGGTGGCTGCTCATCGAGGTGGCCGACAACGGTGTAGGCATCGCCCCGGAACACCTGCCCCGCCTCTTCAGCCAGGGCTTCACGACCAAGAGGATGGGGCACGGGTTCGGCCTGCACATCAGCGCCCTGGCCACCGCGGAGCTGAACGGCCGGCTCACCTGTTCCAGCGCCGGCCTCGGGCAGGGCGCGACCTTCACCCTCGAGCTGCCGCTCATGGCGGAGGACAGCTCGAAGATGCCCTCCGCCTGGCTCCCCT